Below is a genomic region from Bordetella pertussis 18323.
GCCGCGAGATCGAGCACGGCCGCCTCCCTGGCCACCGGCGAACCCGCCACGGTGAACGCCGTGCCGCCGCCCTGGATGAACGCCAGCTTGCGGGTCGCGTCCACGTCGCCGTTGGCATGGCGCCAGCCCAGCCCGGCGCTCAGGCGCGTCTCGGTGGCGCCCAGCTGCAGCGCCGTGTTGCCACGCAGCCCCAGCGTGAACGTGGTGATCTGGTCGGTCTGGCCGCTGCCATGCAGCGCGGCCGGCCCGCCATCCTCGTCGAAGCTGTCGCTGTGGTTGTTGAACCAGGCCAGGCCGGCATACGGCTCGACCGAGCTGCTGGCGCCAACGGGCACCTGGTAGCCGAGTTCGGCGAACAGTTGCGTGGTATTGGCCTTGTAGTCGGCCTTCAGGGTCTGCGCGCCGCCCACATCCACGCTGCGTCGGCTGTCGATGTCGTGGTGCGTGTAGCCGACGCCGGCCAGGAAGTTCAGCTTGCCCTTGCCTGCCGCCCAGCTGTTGCCGCCGTAGAGCGCCGCCGTATAGCTGGTCACGTCCGAGCGCGAGTCCACCGCATCGGCCTTGATGCGGCCATCGGTAAAGCCCAGCGCCCCGCCCACGCGCCAGCCCGCGCCCACCGCGGCGTCGCCGCCGATGAACAGGCCGGCGGTATTGCTCTTGGCCTTGGCCGCATTGTCCTTGGCGTCGAAACTGCTCCAATTGTCCACCACATCGGCCCACAGCGGATACGCGGCCGTGCCCGGCATGGCCGACGCGGCAGCCGGGCCCGCCGCCTGCGCCGTGGGCGCGCCGGCCAGCAGGCCGGCGCCCAGGTTGGCGCTCATGCGCCTGGCCACGGTGCGGTTGAGCAGCTGCGTGTTGCTGTAAAGCGCCGACACCGCGCTGCCGTGCACTTCGCCGGACAACTGGTCCAGCGCGTCGGCCCGCTGGCCCGTGTCGCTCATCAGCATCACGGCGTCGGCCGAGGCGTTGCGCCCGGCCACCGACAGCGCGCCGTCGAGCACCGCGCTCTGGTTGCGGATCAGGCCGGCGCGCGCCGCCGCCAACTTGTCGGCGTCCGGCGACAGGCTGACCTGCGTGGCCTGGGCGCCATACTTGACCGGGTCCAGCTTGACCAGGGTGCTGGCCAGGCTCTCGTCCAGGCTCGCCGCGGCGAATTCGCCCACGATCTTGCCGGCCTCGGTCTTGATGATGGTGTAGTCGTGATTCAGCACATAGCCGCCGGTGCCGTTCTCCTGGCCCACCACCAGCGACACGCCCGCCAGGTCGACATTCCCGCTGCGCACCACCAGCAGGTCGGACTGGCCCTTGGCGTTGACTTCCGCCAGGTAGGTGGAGCCGCTGAGGGCCCCCACGCTGCCGACCGTCACGGTACCGATGGAGTTGCCAGGCGCCAGGCTGGCGCCGGTCATCCGCAGCGCGCCGCCGATATCGAGGTTGCCGCCCAGGATCGCGCCGGATACGGCATCCGCGCCGCCGATCACGACGATGGGGGTCGTCGGCGAGCCGCCGCCCAGGCTCGAGCCGCCGGCCAGGCTGAGTCCGCCCGCGATGGCGGTCGGCGCGGAAGTGCTGAAGCGAAACGACGCGCCGTCGAGCCCTTGCACGCTGCCGCCGACCTGCGCCGGCCCGCTGAACGTGAACGCCGCGCCGCCCGCGCCCTGCACGTTTGCGCCGATGATGGCGGGTGCGTTGAAGCTGAGCGCGGTGCCCTGCCCCTCCGTCACGCTCTCGCCGATCGTCAACGGCCCATTGAAGGCGACCGAACCGCCCGGCAGCACCGCCAGGCTCTGCCCTATCGTGGTCGCGCCGCCGAAGGTCGTCTGGCTGCCGGCCCCCAGCGAGGAGCTGCCGCCTATGTTCGACACCCCCGTGAAGGTCACCGGCGCGCTGCCGCCTTCCAGCACCATGTCGCCGGCGGTGCTGAAGCCGCTGTGCTGGCCCGACTGGCTGCCGTTCACGATGGCGGTTGTGTCATCGATCACCAGGCCGGCCCACTGGGCGCCGCTCTGGACATCGA
It encodes:
- the sphB3 gene encoding autotransporter SphB3, whose amino-acid sequence is MAQASARGMGLRITSLAAALLGVYGAAGAAENRLECIGACPPGQPVAGAHYSGTNLSANREWVVYGEGSNAVFTLQGGSVTASGGLMGAVNAADGARVYLNQVSVRTDAGNGWEAPGVRAEYGALVNVSGGSIATVGGGSYGVQSLDSGTMIELNGTDIRTTDAYSDGLRAEFGGSIRAVGLTINTTGEHAVGAMGADDGTIALRDSRITTSGVDAYGLGTESQVLSPGGVLQVSNTAIQTSGKNAHGVYLQGGSSLNMSGGSIRTTGSGAAGLRVSNGSSVALNGVEVVASGPSLLSTLSATRQQSIVVGAGSNLTRNDGRLLLVRRVAGGELGQVTLTLKSGSYAAGNIENLAADGSRESSALTIVDVQSGAQWAGLVIDDTTAIVNGSQSGQHSGFSTAGDMVLEGGSAPVTFTGVSNIGGSSSLGAGSQTTFGGATTIGQSLAVLPGGSVAFNGPLTIGESVTEGQGTALSFNAPAIIGANVQGAGGAAFTFSGPAQVGGSVQGLDGASFRFSTSAPTAIAGGLSLAGGSSLGGGSPTTPIVVIGGADAVSGAILGGNLDIGGALRMTGASLAPGNSIGTVTVGSVGALSGSTYLAEVNAKGQSDLLVVRSGNVDLAGVSLVVGQENGTGGYVLNHDYTIIKTEAGKIVGEFAAASLDESLASTLVKLDPVKYGAQATQVSLSPDADKLAAARAGLIRNQSAVLDGALSVAGRNASADAVMLMSDTGQRADALDQLSGEVHGSAVSALYSNTQLLNRTVARRMSANLGAGLLAGAPTAQAAGPAAASAMPGTAAYPLWADVVDNWSSFDAKDNAAKAKSNTAGLFIGGDAAVGAGWRVGGALGFTDGRIKADAVDSRSDVTSYTAALYGGNSWAAGKGKLNFLAGVGYTHHDIDSRRSVDVGGAQTLKADYKANTTQLFAELGYQVPVGASSSVEPYAGLAWFNNHSDSFDEDGGPAALHGSGQTDQITTFTLGLRGNTALQLGATETRLSAGLGWRHANGDVDATRKLAFIQGGGTAFTVAGSPVAREAAVLDLAAEVDVGRNAALGLAYGGQFGNGNKENTGSLYLKVRF